A part of Aegilops tauschii subsp. strangulata cultivar AL8/78 chromosome 2, Aet v6.0, whole genome shotgun sequence genomic DNA contains:
- the LOC109764351 gene encoding putative GEM-like protein 8 produces MEKAGHQHVIGIPVSSTAIGIEEPEFTSDGATYVHGDAKYSTSTRTGGKSGRPGDKFARGIREHVTLGPKLYETVRGKLSLGARILQAGGVEKVFRRWFAVEKGEKLLNASQCYLSTTAGPIAGMLFVSTEKVAFRSDRSLALTSPKGNTVRVPYKVAVPLRRVKAARPSENQHRPEQKYVQLVTDDGFEFWFMGFVSYQTSLQHLEQAIGAAGGGMKVQSSRGAGTGSGTRLRPTAA; encoded by the exons ATGGAGAAGGCAGGACATCAGCATGTGATCGGCATCCCAGTGAGCAGCACTGCCATCGGCATCGAGGAGCCGGAGTTCACCAGCGATGGAGCTACCTATGTCCACGGTGATGCAAAATACTCGACGAGCACACGTACCGGCGGCAAATCGGGCAGGCCAGGGGACAAGTTCGCTCGAGGAATCAGAGAGCATG TGACTCTAGGCCCAAAACTGTACGAGACCGTGAGGGGCAAGCTGTCGCTGGGCGCAAGAATCCTCCAGGCCGGCGGAGTGGAGAAGGTCTTCCGGCGGTGGTTCGCCGTGGAGAAGGGCGAGAAGCTCCTGAATGCCTCGCAGTGCTACCTGTCAACGACCGCCGGCCCGATCGCCGGGATGCTCTTCGTATCCACAGAGAAGGTGGCCTTCCGCAGCGACCGGTCGCTGGCGCTGACCTCGCCTAAGGGCAACACGGTACGGGTGCCGTACAAGGTGGCCGTCCCGCTGAGGAGGGTGAAGGCGGCCAGGCCGAGCGAGAACCAGCACCGGCCGGAGCAGAAGTACGTCCAGCTGGTGACCGACGACGGCTTCGAGTTCTGGTTCATGGGCTTCGTCAGCTACCAGACATCCCTGCAGCACCTCGAGCAGGCCATCGGCGCCGCGGGGGGTGGGATGAAGGTGCAGTCGTCGCGGGGCGCGGGCACCGGGAGCGGGACGCGCTTGCGGCCTACCGCGGCGTGA